A section of the Telopea speciosissima isolate NSW1024214 ecotype Mountain lineage chromosome 3, Tspe_v1, whole genome shotgun sequence genome encodes:
- the LOC122655932 gene encoding probable 6-phosphogluconolactonase 2, with product MAMSGGPKERGELRVHENVDELATDLADYIAELSDISVKERGFFAIAISGGSLISLMGKLCETPYNKTVDWAKWYIFWADERVVAKNHADSNYKLAKEGLLSKVPFVPGHVYSINDSLSAEEAANEYGFVLRQLVKTRTVGVSEISDCPKFDLILLGMGPDGHVASLFPNHIALDEKDEWVTFITDSPKPPPERITFTLPVINSASNVAVVVTGANKAEAVHLVIDDVGPECPVLPARMVCPTNGKLVWFLDRAAASELEASQCTK from the exons atggcaatgtCTGGGGGTCCCAAGGAGAGAGGGGAGTTGAGAGTTCATGAAAATGTGGATGAGCTTGCCACCGATTTGGCTGACTACATAGCTGAATTATCTGATATATCAGTGAAAGAGAGGGGGTTCTTTGCCATTGCCATATCTGGTGGTTCTCTCATTAGCTTGATGGG GAAACTATGCGAAACTCCTTATAACAAGACTGTAGACTGGGCAAAATGGTATATATTTTGGGCTGATGAGCGTGTAGTGGCAAAGAATCATGCAGATAGTAATTATAAATTAGCTAAGGAAGGACTTTTGTCCAAG GTTCCGTTTGTCCCTGGTCACGTATACTCTATCAATGATTCCTTGTCAGCTGAGGAGGCTGCTAATGAGTATGGGTTTGTCCTCAGGCAGCTGGTGAAGACCCGCACAGTTGGTGTGTCTGAGATTAGTGACTGTCCCAAGTTTGACCTCATCCTTCTTGGGATGGGTCCAGATGGGCATGTTGCTTCCCTCTTCCCAAACCACATAGCACTTGACGAGAAAGATGAGTGGGTCACCTTCATCACTGATTCCCCCAAGCCCCCACCTGAGAGAATTACCTTCACTTTGCCTGTGATCAATTCGGCCTCTAATGTGGCAGTGGTAGTGACAGGAGCAAACAAGGCAGAGGCTGTACACTTGGTGATTGATGATGTGGGGCCTGAGTGTCCGGTGCTGCCAGCCCGAATGGTCTGCCCAACAAATGGTAAGTTGGTATGGTTCTTGGACAGGGCAGCTGCCTCTGAACTAGAGGCTTCTCAGTGCACAAAGTAG